The Terriglobales bacterium genome contains a region encoding:
- a CDS encoding ABC transporter ATP-binding protein, with protein MPYAIQTTDLSKEYRAFRAPPVPALQEVSLVVEEGSIVGLIGQNGAGKTTLVKILVGLANSTGGRATVLGAAPSHPLTRQSVGYLPEQMRIHGYFNAEEFLCSMGRLNEVGADKLRRQVPELLDMVGLSGVSKCVRDYSKGMQQRLGLAQALLGDPRLLFLDEPTDGLDPGGRKDVRDLLLALRKNRKTIFLNSHLLSEVEAVCDQIFLLHKGRIVRASTPAEFARGRGEYLLRVPALDSSAVLAIEELLSVPTWKGKTLLFPPCDEVHLNRLIDALRRVPATITALAQDPAGDWQVSVGEVNDTVREAAANALGQGRWEGNALRFRPRDVAHLNAVIDRLRELSVNIEAIEPVKVSLEQFFLETLERKDA; from the coding sequence ATGCCCTACGCCATCCAGACCACCGACCTCAGCAAGGAGTACCGCGCCTTCCGCGCGCCGCCCGTGCCGGCGCTGCAGGAAGTTTCCTTGGTGGTCGAAGAAGGCTCGATCGTCGGGCTCATCGGTCAGAACGGTGCCGGCAAGACCACGCTGGTGAAGATCCTCGTGGGTCTGGCCAACTCGACGGGGGGCCGCGCCACCGTCCTGGGCGCCGCTCCCTCGCACCCACTCACGCGCCAGAGTGTCGGTTACTTGCCCGAACAGATGCGTATCCACGGCTACTTCAATGCCGAGGAGTTTCTCTGCTCGATGGGCCGATTGAACGAAGTCGGCGCCGACAAACTGCGCCGCCAGGTCCCGGAGTTGCTCGACATGGTCGGCCTCTCCGGCGTTAGCAAGTGCGTCCGCGACTATTCCAAGGGCATGCAGCAGAGGCTGGGACTGGCGCAGGCCCTGCTCGGCGACCCCAGACTCCTCTTCCTCGACGAGCCTACGGATGGACTGGATCCCGGTGGCCGCAAAGACGTCCGCGACCTCCTTCTCGCCCTGAGGAAGAACCGCAAAACGATCTTCCTGAATTCGCACCTGCTCTCCGAAGTCGAGGCCGTCTGCGACCAGATCTTCCTGCTTCACAAGGGGCGCATCGTGAGAGCTTCCACTCCTGCCGAGTTCGCGCGCGGCAGGGGGGAATACCTGCTGCGGGTGCCCGCGTTGGACAGTTCGGCGGTCCTCGCCATCGAGGAGCTCCTCTCCGTGCCGACGTGGAAAGGAAAGACTCTCTTGTTCCCGCCCTGCGACGAGGTTCACCTGAATCGGCTGATCGACGCCCTGCGTCGCGTTCCGGCCACCATCACCGCTCTCGCGCAGGACCCGGCGGGAGATTGGCAAGTCTCGGTGGGCGAGGTCAACGATACCGTCCGGGAGGCGGCGGCCAACGCGCTGGGGCAGGGGCGGTGGGAAGGCAATGCCCTGCGCTTTCGCCCCCGTGATGTGGCGCATCTGAACGCTGTCATCGACCGGCTGCGCGAGCTCTCCGTCAACATCGAAGCCATTGAGCCGGTCAAGGTTTCTCTCGAGCAGTTCTTCCTGGAAACCTTGGAACGAAAGGACGCTTGA